The sequence GGCTTGTATGACAGTTCATAGGTATACTTCTGTAGACGCATCATCATACGCTGGATGCGTGGTGTAATCGCATTCAAGTGCTTTTTGCTGATAGTTAGGAGTGGCTTGTGATGGGTCTGAGGTTCAATGTGGGGCAAGCCAAAGACATAAGAGTGGAACTTTTCACAGCCAAAGACGATCCCCAGACACTATTTCTATCTGCGcattgtcgtggcaatttctctatcagatattgcgtctaagcagatgagatatttagatgcaaaaagcacacaatacttgcaggcaattgctggttatatatttgtaataaaagtacgaacaaagatacatcacaacatgcatcaacaaacaacataacaggcatacattacaataatctgaggcctcagatgggagcttctctttgcgtgttacttcatacTCAAGGTACGCTGGGGAGAAGTCCCACTGAGAAGCTAAAGTCAGGAGCTTTTATACACTTAGATCGGATCCTTGAGGGCAGTTGGCctccaataaaccaaaagcctttgttaaccagatgttaatctattgcttgaagtttcttcagaggttaagaaggtggttgaggctgttccttatcaccctttgcttctctacgctccccagggggtcaagtaaaacaggcccaaaccaaactacatACAACACGtaaacggaatgtgaaaccagattacatcacatgaaacactaagaattacattttagaagaccctgcagaatagcaagattccaagaatggaatgtgaaaccagattacatcacacgaaacatttacattttagaagAACCTGAAtgtaacatgtagattttccatcacaatccCCCCTTTGATTATTTATAATCACAAAATCATGCAACCCTTAAGATTAAAAATGATCACTTAATCACAACATGCATGTGTTCACAATCTATTATGTCCGACCATGGCCTGCCAATACAGATATTTAAAACCTGTGGTAAACAATCGTGGTGTTCAGTGGTAGCAGTAATCGACGGTTTGACTTTCGCATGCGCGGGGAAACGTTTCAATGGTAACagctccaccaatcaaagaCGTGTCACACTTAAGGATTGTAGGTAGTGTAGTGCTTTTCACATTGcgaataaaacatatttttctcaAAACCTTTCTTTCACTTGCTTCTTCCATTGCTTCTTCTTCACATCTCTTGGCTCATGGTAAGTATGCCTTGGATGATTACGAAATTATGTCTAATGATAAAAACCTCCATGCAGAATATGAATGGAAATTTCCCTTTCTGCCTGTAATATTTCATATTAAATTCAAATGCACTTTCTGACTGTATGTAGTACTTTTAAAGTGTGCTGTTatgttaataaaaatatatttatcagTCATGTCTGTGCATGGtcatattattgttgttgtaattaaaggtggggtatgggatttgcgaaacgccagcagattttgaaaatacacaactcaaatggtcctaccccctctccttcaacgctgattCTGACTcgacccattccaagtacatggacgcgcaatcatgcacgagcgaacacagatgagcgagagcgagccattagctagttagctagctccagtagctaccgcaggataacaacagaagcttgctctgggtcacgagctttgagtacgtgcacaaaGGGGTcgcaggggagggggagtgcagtacgaccgtttgattgacgtacttactgtccaatgccactcggtgggtctggaaatcaggagtctttcgagccctgcccgttccacagatgattgacttgtttaattttcatgtcagtacttctaactcagtggctgtgggttatgataaggatttcaagtaattttgcaaaaatggccaaaaaagagaatccatacccaacctttaagaatagaatagaacagGGCATGATTTTACACAGGGCTGAACCCATGTTCACCAACTACGTGACCAGCAGCTTGGAGTGGTCACCAATTTCATGGCTTGTTTAGTCAAGGCTGAGAATCTCACACCACATGTAAAAATGGAGATGGATTTCAGGGACAAATGCTGCCTCTCTCTGAGCTGTATGTCAGTCCAGTGGCTGAGAACCTGACCCGATTAGTAAATGTTTTAAGATCGCCTATACATCCACAGCAATATACATGCATAAAAAAACTACCACTGAAGAGCAGGACCCTACAATCACTGTCTGCTTGCAACCCATTGGTGAGAGGCCACTCCGAGACTGGCATACTGCTGAAGTGGTGGCCAGGGATAATGGGCCACTTGGTGCAAACCTAGTGTGACGTGCTATTGGAAATGTTCAAGTACAACGTTGATTCCCCCTTCCCCTGTACATTGATTGTGACAACATGGTGAACTGGTGGGCAAATGTGATCGACACTGCTAGGTACCCAGGCCTAAACCATGTGGAATTCTATGTAATTTGTAGCTTCACAGAATAAATATATCTTTAAAATTCCATTAGATGCGCCcaagtttttctttttcttattgTTAGCACTGCTTCATATAAGTCAGGCTTTTATGTATAAATTAACAGAACTTGTAGCATATTTAGCATGTCACCTAGACCTTTTTGAGCCATCACCCGTTTGCACCCCTTATACTAGggcgtgttcacacaggcagtgtTTTTTTCAGGTGCGAGtggatgttttacattatattcctatgatGCAGTGTGTTTCTGTAAAAAAATTCCTGGGTGCTTTTAAAAACAACACTGCCAGCAGGTTTTTTTCACTGCTCGGTGGATTTCAAGTTGGGAAAAGTTAAACTCGCCAAGAAAAAGCACCCGACGTCAGGCAGTTGTTTGACAGCTGACCAATGAACGAGAACTTACGTCACTAGGAAAGTCCTCAAAACACGCATTGTTTAAATATGGCTTGCCTCATGTGGGTGTCTTGCTTTATTATTGAAGGCGCAACGATGCGCAAAAGGGTTTCAAATTGACTCATACTCATATTATATTGTTAACTCTATACTATACTAAAATTTAAAAGTGTTCAACTTTTTGTTGCTATCGAGTGAGAAGTGAGAGTCAAAATCCTTACAGAACCAACCGCTAAAAACACAAGGAGGGACGGAAACTCTGGACCGGCTCCGCCCTGGAGCTGGTCCGATGCATCTCCACTCTCTACTAACCGCTCTGGTCCAGCTCCGCTCTAGTCTGGCTCCGGCCCGTCCGGCTCTATTCTGGCTGAACTGACAGAGACAAGTTGCAAGATATTTGGAATTCCTATTCATGAAATAACTaaaataactaactaactaaataatGAACTCTAAACTTGGCGCCTCCACGGACAGTGAGTTGCGGTGATCATCCATCCTTTCCTTTCTAAATATCTCAGCATGTCAGAGAGGGTAACCATGGTTTCTCCATGATGATCGTGACGTAATCACCCGTAACTCACAAGCTTGACATGACGTTCAGGTGaacgtttccatggtaacagcaagctccaccaatcagaggCGTCGCTGttaaggtgcgttcacaccaaacgcgaaggggcgacacgactccatacaaagtcaatgtAGAGACGCGAATCTGAGCATTTTTCACTAGAGAAAACctgcgacaagttttgatttgtcgcgcgacACTTTCGCCCTGCACAGGCGAGGGCGTTCATGAGGATTTGCAGTGCCACAAATTCGctcaagttgaaatatttcaactttgccgcgacatttgcttgatgacagccaatcagcgttcaacagtgtggccactgagtcacatgtgtagcatcacagccaatcagcgttcaaccgacCAACCGTTCCCTGCGGTGCATTCCGGGTTGAACCGCAGCAAATTCGCatgacaaaacttgcacagcgacagtttATGATTTGCCACGCGACAAAATTtgggcgacaacgcgaacggccgacaaatgtgtcttttggtgtgaacgcacctttaCGCCTCAGGATTCATGGCAGTTAGTATGTCTCCAAGCcatcacaaatatatatatacatagatatttttattaaaacaagGTTGACATCATACAGAATTGTGGCTTATATTTTATCAAATACCATCATTTCACAATCTCATAGTTGCTGGTAGGTCAATAATGCTGTATTACGCAAGTTCTTTAGCTATATTTGAGATGGTTTACCAAGGTAGGTATTATTCCACTGTCGAGTTAACGTGTTATTCTTACATAGGTTTGTCTGTTAGGTGCTCTGTGGATGTTTCGATCAGTTCGGTTTAAAGGTCATCAATAAAGTCGGTCAAACCCCTGCGCAGTGCAGAGTGAGCGGCACGCCGATGACCTCTTAAGTGTTAGAAGGTAAACAACACGACACATACATCTCCTCACAGGGCCGGTGGTTCTGAGGACGACGACTTCATCCCTCTTGTCGAGACTGTCTGAAGACTTTGTCCACGTTTTCCAACAAACGTTCATGTGTTTGGACCGTGTGGTGAACCCGCGGTCCGGCTGACCAACCCATCGGGTCGTTGCCCTGCAGGCCGCATGACCGCACGGCCTTCGGCTGTATGCCTCAGCTCCTACAGTTTAATCTCGTCGTCCTCGCCGCCGGCGCGTGGCGTGGACCGGCGTCCGGAGAACGACACAGCGGTACGGAGTCCGTGGGGCGGCGGCGAGGCATCGTCCCGGTGACTGAAGGACCCGCCCCCGTAGTGGCGGGACAGCACACTGGACGCCCGCTGGAAACGCTCCGCCTCCATggccggctccgccccctgaGGGGAGCGGCAGGACGCGTCTGGCGGCGTTCTCGCGGGATCGCCGCCGctgcccgccgccgcctcccctcGCTCCGTCCAGACGGAGGTTCGGGagctccccctggtggaggtgggggtgagggagctGGGGGGGCTCTCCAGCGTCATCTGCAGGACGGAGGAGGAGCggtcatcctcctcttcctcctcctcctccttctcctcctcctcatcccctcgCCCCTCGGCCTCCAGGCCGCCACCCGATAGGCCCCTGGGACTGTCGATCAAACTCAGGATCTCGCTCATTAGGGAAGGGCCGAGGTCGAAGGTGAAGTCGGTGAAATCGGTCAAGGAGTCAGAGAGCGTGGGAGTGGCCTGGCCGCCGCTGTCCGCTAAGGAGCTCTTCCGGATGTTTCCTTCCGGAAACTCTCTGTCCAGTCTGGAGAGACGAGGGAGAGTGACGAAGCCGGACTGCAgacctgagagagagatagagagagcagaggaagtCAGATATTTGTCAGATTTGATctataaacaataataataaataataaatatgtaaactaAATCATTTCAGGCCTCCCATGTTGTCATTTATTCTGATAGTACAAAAGTAATCATAAGCAACATGCAGTTTGTTCAACCTCTGCTACGAGGCAGCAGCTGCCACACGAGTTTTCCCTCTcttcaaacccacacacattccGCGGTGCCATGACGGCACTGCACTTTTTTCATATTCTAAAACCGGCCTGAAAAGAGCAGTAAAGCCACCGCTGAATGCACAGTTTAACCAGTGTAAGGACATAGCAAGTTACTGAGGAAGGTCATCTTGTTGTTAGCAGGCACAATATGAAAATCAAAACAGTACCTCAGCGCAGATAAACTTTTCTTGACAAGGTCAAAGAAAAGTTCACCAGTGTTTACGCACAGATACTGTGGTAGTGTATATTGGTATATTTTGGTTTCCCCCAGTCTCCAGCTAAAGTTAGTGACCACTGATCTGGTTCCTCTGTATCTGTTGGGCAGCAGCTACTCAAGCCACAGCCTGGTGAACTCCACTCCGCCATTTTCAGTATAGAGTATTTATACAGCttttacacaacacacacacacacacacacacacacacacacacacacacacacacacacacacacacacacacacacacacacacacacacacacacacacacacacacacacacacacacacacacacacacacacacaaatgcgtacACACCTTCGCCCACACACATATGGATATTTGTGTCCAGACACAAACATCCACtgattgggtggggggggtggggggggggggggggcggtacaGCCCAGTCAaagtaacacacaaacagacacaacgGTGTCAAAGAAGTCCTCTTTCACAAGTgttgcatgcaagtgtgtgtaacTGCGCATGTGATTGCACGTGTGTGAGGTCGTATGCAGTTCTCAGGTAATGCTGGGGAGACTGAGGGGACACCCAGACAGCAGGCGGATGAACCCATTTTACATCATCATCCATCATATATCTTAAACAAGGACAAATTTGAGATTCCAGAGATGGTATCCACCTATGTCCTCAACTTGTTGCTAAACCGGCCTTGTGTGTTAAGTGCTTTGGTCTGTCGATAAACCATCAGTTGCATATCAACAAACTATAGGTTGAAAATCGTACACATTATCACAAAACCTATCACACTAAAGTGAAAATTGTCTGAATGTCTATTGATAATCGAGAGACAATCAAAAGTAATGTTATTCAGAGTCTACTGTAAATACAGCAATTTATATTACATTCCATGTCCAAGTCTGGAGGACTAAATTCCAACCTCAGTTATTCGGTCCTTTGACCTTTCTGAGAAGGACCCCCTGGGGAGAAACCTGGAGGGCGAGGAAAATCGTGGATTCATGTCTCAGTCAGCTCAGTTAATGTTGGGTTCAATGCAACAatgcaactacacacacacagccacagccacagccacagccacagccacacacgcacacacacacacacacacacacacacacacacacacacacacacacacacacacacacacacacacacacacacacacacacacacacacacacacacacacacacacacacgtattttaTAGCGGTGGCCATTATGGGTGCTCTaaagcagtggttttcaaactggggggcgcgacgtgagaaaaaaattaaCCCGTAAAAaaccctgaaagtcgatgattcaaatcatcagtcgtacttcaactgtagaagtaacataactaaatcaattttcaaccgtttatcttcgtgcaaaccatttaaaaaatctacacacttgtatcttcaataatatcgaaacagaatttcgatatcatttaaaatttcttcagaatcacagttttagtttcatccctcttcgttttcagctgttttcattgaagacgtcagcccattctgatacacctacttctagacatcgtaactcattcctttttcaaccgtttaccatcgttcaaaacattaaacaaatctacacacttgtgtCTTCAATACTATAGAAACGGatttttgatagcatttatacttttttcagaatcagttttagtttcaaaccggcatcgttttcagttgcttataataatttaggtcaccatagcaacgccggtaaacaaaccccgccgaatagtcgaatctctggactgaaaaggcagatctgattcgactggcagtttacacagattaagatgttcaaatgtatttaaaaaaggttaagctaaaacatgcttagaaagaaatgtgtttaaaaatgcacaaagatgttgtaatgtttcagaaatatgtttaaaagatatgtttaaaaaatatgtttcaaatgtttaaaaaatttgtttcaaatgttttataattatgatcagagaagctttcaaaacacaggtatttagaacttttggggggggggggggggctcagctgaatttttctctcacactttgaaaacccctgctctAAAGCAACGGTTAGCTGTCTGGACTGCAGTCGACGATGCATCTGTTCCAAAGGGAAATTTTGTAATGGAGCGTTAGTATATAAAGTATTGTTTCTCTCTTCTGGCTGAATGTATATGTTTATTAGTCCCAAGGTTTATGTCTGCCTGCTCTCTGCCATCCAAAGTCCCCCTCAGGGCATGAGAGACACCGACCCCGGTCGACTGGTTCCAACAGTCGGGAGCTGCCGTTGGTTACCAACGTGAGCCAAGAGTTCTGCTCAATGCTCTTGCCTTATTTTtgtttgcatttttatgctttatgaaAGAGTGAGATAGCCAGGAAAGTGAGGACAAGCAGCAAAGGgccacgggcaggaatcgaaccctgcGTCCGGCGATTAGGAATGTgccttaatggtacgcgctATACTCTGTGAGCCGGCGGGGTCAGTTCACTTTCAG comes from Gadus macrocephalus chromosome 2, ASM3116895v1 and encodes:
- the cdc42ep1b gene encoding cdc42 effector protein 1b, with protein sequence MSMAKIPGFKGLALGSQSRRNFKSDLSVDMISPPLADFRHTMHVGRGGEVFGDTSFLSNHGGRREEPAGSPDSATGFFTRTFRHVRRNPEPRLRGGSRELSSPPPPSISPIIKNAVSLPQLNLDLHNGGLQRALFPSSASSNEGYYRYGLQSGFVTLPRLSRLDREFPEGNIRKSSLADSGGQATPTLSDSLTDFTDFTFDLGPSLMSEILSLIDSPRGLSGGGLEAEGRGDEEEEKEEEEEEEDDRSSSVLQMTLESPPSSLTPTSTRGSSRTSVWTERGEAAAGSGGDPARTPPDASCRSPQGAEPAMEAERFQRASSVLSRHYGGGSFSHRDDASPPPHGLRTAVSFSGRRSTPRAGGEDDEIKL